The Candidatus Poribacteria bacterium genome has a segment encoding these proteins:
- a CDS encoding DUF2089 domain-containing protein, with the protein MTDTQIPKWLSALSEEELHFVKRFVLASGSLKDLAKQYKVSYPTLRIRLDRLIDKINIVDDSDAENPFLLKIRLLVAEGTLTQAAARALIKAYEESK; encoded by the coding sequence ATGACAGATACACAAATTCCGAAGTGGCTGTCTGCCTTGAGTGAAGAAGAACTCCACTTCGTCAAACGATTTGTCTTAGCCTCCGGGTCGCTCAAGGACTTAGCAAAACAGTATAAAGTTTCATATCCAACCTTGAGAATCCGGTTGGATCGGCTTATAGACAAAATTAATATCGTTGATGACTCCGATGCGGAAAACCCGTTTTTATTGAAAATTCGGTTGCTGGTCGCGGAAGGTACGTTGACGCAAGCCGCCGCAAGGGCACTTATCAAGGCTTACGAGGAATCAAAATAA
- a CDS encoding xylose isomerase: MSELYQPKPEHKFTFGLWTVGNPGRDPFGDVVRPPLKPTYTVQKLSELGAYGVNLHDNDLVPFDASAVERDKIVSEFKQALADHGMKVPMATTNLFYHPIFKDGAFTANDPKVRAFAIQKTLNAIDLGVELGATVYVFWGGREGSEVDASKNGPDTVKWNREAMNYFTHYVKDQGYDLCFALEAKPNEPRGDIYLPTTGHMLHFIETLDHPEMVGVNPEFAHETMAGLSFIHGVAQAYESGKLFHIDLNDQKMSRFDQDLRFGSENIKSAFFLVKFLEDVNWDGSRHFDAHAYRTEDEQGVWDFAAGCMRSYLILKEKARRFNEDAEIQGILAEIQARDPELEALMAHYNAESVGKLRKIDFEPDTLAQKGLGYEKLDQLTFEVLMGIR; the protein is encoded by the coding sequence ATGTCAGAATTGTATCAGCCTAAGCCTGAGCATAAGTTTACCTTTGGATTATGGACGGTCGGTAATCCCGGTCGCGATCCATTTGGTGATGTTGTCAGGCCCCCTTTGAAACCTACATATACAGTCCAAAAATTAAGCGAACTCGGCGCATACGGCGTTAATTTACATGACAACGACCTCGTCCCCTTTGATGCTTCAGCCGTTGAACGCGATAAAATTGTTAGCGAATTCAAGCAGGCACTCGCCGATCACGGTATGAAGGTGCCGATGGCAACAACAAATCTCTTCTACCATCCAATCTTTAAAGACGGAGCGTTTACCGCTAATGATCCGAAGGTGCGAGCATTCGCAATCCAGAAAACCTTGAACGCCATTGATCTCGGTGTTGAACTCGGCGCGACCGTTTATGTATTTTGGGGTGGGCGTGAAGGCTCCGAAGTAGATGCCTCTAAAAACGGACCCGATACCGTCAAGTGGAATCGGGAGGCGATGAACTACTTCACGCATTACGTCAAAGACCAAGGTTACGACCTCTGCTTCGCGCTTGAAGCAAAACCGAATGAACCCCGCGGCGACATCTACTTACCGACAACGGGACACATGCTCCACTTTATTGAGACGCTTGACCACCCAGAAATGGTCGGTGTGAACCCCGAATTTGCCCACGAAACGATGGCAGGTTTGAGTTTCATTCACGGTGTCGCACAAGCCTACGAATCGGGTAAACTCTTCCATATTGATCTCAACGACCAGAAAATGAGTCGTTTCGACCAAGACCTGCGTTTCGGTTCTGAAAATATCAAGAGTGCATTCTTCCTCGTCAAATTCCTTGAAGATGTGAACTGGGACGGCTCTCGTCACTTTGATGCCCACGCCTACAGAACTGAAGACGAACAAGGGGTCTGGGACTTTGCCGCAGGATGCATGCGAAGCTATCTGATTCTGAAAGAGAAAGCACGCCGTTTCAACGAAGATGCGGAAATTCAAGGGATTCTCGCTGAAATACAAGCACGCGATCCTGAACTCGAAGCACTCATGGCACATTACAACGCCGAGAGCGTCGGAAAACTCAGAAAGATTGATTTTGAACCCGATACCCTTGCACAAAAAGGACTCGGATACGAGAAATTGGATCAACTCACATTTGAGGTTTTAATGGGGATCAGGTAA
- a CDS encoding HEPN domain-containing protein: protein MNPLTLEWIEKAEEDYDMAELARQASRPFHNSICFHAQQCIEKYLKAWLQESDIPVPRTHDLEELLVLIVPMLPAWSQWQPDFKRITEYAVDSRYPGDSATAEDMQHALRICDTVRQAVRASLKLSTDNIK, encoded by the coding sequence ATGAATCCGTTGACGCTGGAGTGGATAGAGAAGGCTGAAGAAGATTATGATATGGCAGAATTGGCGCGACAGGCATCTCGCCCATTTCACAATTCTATCTGTTTCCATGCACAACAGTGTATTGAAAAATATCTCAAGGCATGGCTTCAGGAGTCAGACATTCCCGTCCCCAGGACGCATGACCTTGAAGAATTGCTGGTGTTGATTGTGCCGATGCTGCCTGCTTGGTCGCAGTGGCAGCCTGATTTTAAGAGAATCACAGAGTATGCGGTAGATTCCCGCTATCCGGGTGATTCAGCGACTGCTGAGGACATGCAACACGCCCTGCGTATCTGTGATACGGTGCGGCAAGCCGTTCGGGCCTCGCTGAAACTGTCAACGGATAACATCAAGTAA
- the thrC gene encoding threonine synthase has translation MNYDAWFQCSAGCDETYPLTEVIYRCKNCGGLLEVRHDMDLLKQRRATEWKTLFEQRYMRTQYPYGSGVWGKKELVCPIIDDNNIISMYEGGTNLFWAERLGNQLGVSDLWIKQCGNSHTGSFKDLGMTVLVSMVKQIMAGSGNLRAVMCASTGDTSAALAAYASAAGIPAVILLPKAKVTREQLIQPIANGALTLSLETDFDGCMEIVQKLSARKDFYLANSINSLRIEGQKTISIEIVQQFDWEVPDWVIIPGGNLGNVSALGLGFLMMLELGIIDKLPRIACAQAERANPLYRSYQTGFTEFHAITAQATQATAIQIGNPVSIHRAIRTLRRFDGIVDQATEEELADAAARADRTGLFNCPHTGVALAVLIKMVERKQIRPDDRVIVISTANGLKFPDFKGAYHDITPGEPPPRYLNTPLELEADYEKVLQQISMHLDA, from the coding sequence ATGAACTACGACGCATGGTTCCAGTGCAGCGCAGGATGCGATGAGACCTATCCGCTTACAGAAGTTATCTATCGGTGCAAAAACTGTGGCGGACTGTTAGAGGTCCGGCACGATATGGACCTGTTAAAACAGCGGCGTGCTACTGAATGGAAGACCCTCTTTGAACAGCGCTACATGCGCACGCAATATCCGTATGGCAGCGGTGTCTGGGGGAAAAAGGAACTCGTCTGCCCAATCATTGATGATAATAACATCATTTCTATGTATGAGGGGGGGACCAATCTGTTCTGGGCAGAACGGCTCGGTAATCAACTCGGGGTGAGTGACCTGTGGATTAAACAGTGCGGTAACAGCCATACCGGCTCATTTAAAGACCTCGGGATGACCGTTTTGGTCTCAATGGTCAAACAAATCATGGCTGGGTCCGGAAATCTTCGCGCTGTCATGTGTGCATCAACTGGCGACACCTCCGCCGCTTTGGCAGCGTATGCATCTGCAGCCGGTATTCCAGCGGTCATCCTGTTACCGAAAGCGAAAGTTACACGTGAGCAACTTATTCAACCTATTGCGAATGGTGCCTTGACGCTTTCACTTGAGACAGATTTTGATGGATGTATGGAAATCGTTCAAAAACTCTCTGCGCGAAAAGATTTCTACCTCGCCAATTCTATCAACTCCCTCCGGATTGAAGGGCAGAAAACGATTAGCATTGAGATTGTGCAGCAGTTCGATTGGGAAGTGCCGGATTGGGTAATCATTCCCGGGGGAAACCTCGGCAATGTTTCCGCACTCGGACTCGGCTTTTTAATGATGCTGGAACTCGGTATCATTGACAAACTTCCGCGCATTGCTTGTGCCCAAGCAGAACGCGCGAATCCGCTGTATCGAAGCTATCAAACAGGATTCACAGAGTTTCATGCTATCACCGCACAAGCCACACAAGCCACAGCAATTCAGATTGGAAATCCGGTCTCTATTCACCGTGCTATCCGAACGTTACGACGGTTCGATGGTATTGTTGACCAAGCGACTGAGGAAGAACTGGCAGACGCTGCAGCGAGAGCCGATAGGACAGGTTTGTTCAATTGCCCGCACACCGGAGTGGCGTTGGCTGTTCTTATAAAAATGGTCGAGCGAAAACAGATCCGTCCAGATGACAGGGTTATCGTTATCTCTACAGCGAATGGACTCAAATTCCCAGATTTCAAGGGGGCATATCACGATATCACGCCTGGGGAACCCCCGCCTCGCTATCTAAATACGCCACTTGAATTGGAAGCAGACTATGAGAAGGTTCTGCAACAGATTTCCATGCACCTTGACGCATAA
- a CDS encoding carbon starvation protein A, with product MNTLIIAILSFIGFIVAYHTYGKWLARKIFGLDAQATVPSQELRDDVDYVPTKKEVIFGHHFTSIAGTGPIVGPAIAVFWGWLPALLWVVLGSVFIGAVHDFGALVVSLRNRGQSVGEVAGRMIGPRAKFLFLFVLFMGLTIVLAIFGLVIALIFSYYPESVLSVWVEIPLAVAIGVWIYRRGGNILIPSIVALGIMYIGMAVGAYLLPIDLSQWFGIPLLGKTYLNVVVIWTLVLFVYCFIASVLPVWTLLQPRDFINSHELVLALLLLVLGLAVAGFTGRADLTASAPAVASDIPPDAPPIWPFLFITIACGAVSGFHCMVSSGTSSKQVASEGDAQYVGYGAMLLEGGLAVIVILACCAGIGMGIFNRTGTGANYTFQPIVKADSATPVTNHDAWKARYAIKTETSADGTTTVVSGWASHGLKAKVSAFVDGGGNFLASLGIPLKMGIAIMAVLVASFAATTLDTATRLQRYVIYELAQTVNFKPLTNRYIATAFALVLAAAVALLQGPSGPGSGGLTLWPLFGATNQLLAGLAFMVIVFYLLRRNKPIWFALLPMIVMLIMPAWAMLHQMFNPETGWLFTGKYLLFGFGVVVEALQVWMIAEGVLAWRHARGNYPELPPLESFATD from the coding sequence ATGAATACGCTTATTATTGCGATCTTAAGCTTCATCGGTTTCATTGTTGCCTATCATACCTATGGCAAATGGTTGGCGAGAAAGATTTTCGGATTAGATGCCCAAGCCACAGTACCGAGTCAGGAGCTGCGAGATGATGTCGATTACGTTCCAACGAAAAAAGAGGTCATCTTTGGGCACCATTTCACGAGTATCGCGGGTACAGGTCCAATCGTAGGACCTGCCATTGCCGTTTTCTGGGGATGGCTACCGGCGTTGCTTTGGGTTGTCCTCGGCTCGGTTTTCATCGGTGCTGTCCATGACTTCGGGGCACTCGTTGTCTCCCTCCGTAACCGTGGGCAAAGTGTCGGCGAAGTTGCAGGGCGGATGATCGGTCCACGCGCGAAATTTCTCTTCCTTTTCGTCCTTTTTATGGGGTTGACCATTGTTCTTGCCATTTTTGGCTTGGTCATTGCCCTGATTTTCTCCTACTACCCTGAATCCGTCCTGTCCGTTTGGGTGGAAATTCCGCTCGCTGTTGCCATCGGTGTCTGGATCTATCGTAGGGGGGGCAATATTCTCATTCCCTCGATTGTCGCGCTCGGTATCATGTACATCGGGATGGCAGTTGGTGCGTATCTCCTACCGATCGATCTCTCGCAATGGTTCGGCATCCCCTTGCTCGGAAAAACTTACCTAAACGTTGTGGTGATCTGGACACTGGTGCTTTTCGTCTACTGCTTTATCGCCTCGGTATTACCCGTCTGGACGCTTCTGCAACCGCGTGATTTCATCAACAGCCATGAACTTGTATTAGCACTTCTCCTATTAGTGCTTGGACTTGCCGTTGCAGGTTTCACAGGCAGAGCGGATCTGACAGCCTCCGCGCCGGCTGTTGCCTCAGACATCCCACCCGATGCTCCACCGATTTGGCCCTTCCTCTTTATTACGATTGCGTGCGGTGCGGTCAGCGGTTTCCACTGTATGGTGAGTTCCGGGACTTCCAGTAAACAGGTCGCCTCCGAAGGCGACGCGCAATACGTCGGATACGGGGCGATGCTACTCGAGGGTGGACTTGCCGTTATCGTTATTCTTGCCTGCTGTGCTGGCATCGGTATGGGGATTTTCAACCGGACGGGGACTGGTGCAAACTATACCTTCCAACCGATTGTCAAGGCAGATAGCGCAACCCCTGTTACGAATCACGACGCCTGGAAAGCGCGCTACGCTATCAAAACGGAAACAAGTGCTGACGGGACGACTACGGTCGTCAGCGGTTGGGCAAGCCACGGACTCAAGGCGAAGGTGAGTGCGTTTGTGGACGGAGGTGGAAATTTCCTCGCCTCCCTCGGTATTCCGCTCAAGATGGGCATTGCGATTATGGCGGTTCTCGTTGCGAGTTTCGCCGCTACAACGTTAGACACAGCGACACGACTCCAACGGTATGTTATCTATGAACTGGCGCAAACGGTTAACTTCAAGCCGTTAACCAACCGTTATATAGCGACTGCGTTCGCGTTAGTGCTCGCCGCCGCAGTTGCGCTGCTACAGGGACCGAGTGGTCCTGGCAGTGGCGGTTTGACGCTCTGGCCCCTCTTCGGTGCGACAAATCAACTCTTAGCCGGATTAGCCTTCATGGTCATCGTTTTCTATCTCCTACGCCGCAACAAACCGATCTGGTTCGCACTCCTGCCGATGATCGTCATGCTCATCATGCCTGCATGGGCAATGCTCCACCAGATGTTCAATCCTGAAACAGGATGGCTTTTCACTGGCAAATATTTACTCTTCGGATTCGGTGTTGTCGTGGAGGCGTTACAGGTCTGGATGATCGCTGAAGGGGTCCTCGCGTGGCGACACGCCCGTGGCAACTACCCGGAACTTCCACCGTTGGAAAGTTTCGCCACCGATTGA